The Rhinoraja longicauda isolate Sanriku21f chromosome 15, sRhiLon1.1, whole genome shotgun sequence genome includes a region encoding these proteins:
- the nkrf gene encoding NF-kappa-B-repressing factor isoform X2: protein MKTARKLSVANTHEPLTSTVVMERRYSPDLLEKVFQMAEGIDIDDTGSSELVPASTTNKRSNSDSGENPTAKRKPPSIRPKFRFEPVAFVSSSTKNDDDSKKRLNQLDKPRRWADLDEDGLPSNPLTKPAENSVKADSSPTDEKSNKSSKSSNGPMPPASSENSTFDYDTLYKSIFTDTNENKSGNCINGITVLSTYMSKIHQNYSAKYEAYHSIPASNLYPTMKGPDFSKIPVGNKQGYKGLGFTQTKRSKGRKSSKKNASKSVLPEPLQPLSSKSPSGGFSPSAVKSRQNFFNMLQISVSRKLSSIGGFNNQLNHSDVLSSCIQTCKTNPQYFYVSLKEIPPADVPKNKKVLSDGYACELRCQGVYLSTGYAGSKIGARDRASEQALKLFLKDVVVDVVKRKCKTSCIDDLILCEKNTPRNDIPPALKKPDEKIPSKDTANKSNETSKQSIRNSKDHKKKNWMEFVILETAKNAVCILNNSAQFNRMTVDYKFQLTPSQVWQCRVFIEDHFIAEAYGTKKLVKHTAAEKALNILRETQPIVKSSKPGNTGTAISRNAILGRSAEEALKQKITEDNIGNQLLRKMGWKGGGLGKEGEGISEPITVKEQFKREGLGLDMNKSGSKLNKRDIEDLIKNYARSEKQEELTFSKELTNDERMQIHQMAAKYGLKSKSYGKGRERYLVVSRKVRVDDIMSQLAQEGQVGRFELVVPGSSN, encoded by the exons ATACAGCCCTGATCTTTTGGAAAAGGTCTTTCAAATGGCAGAAGGTATTGATATTGATGACACAGGATCATCTGAGTTAGTTCCAGCGAGCACAACCAACAAAAGATCCAATTCTGACAGTG GTGAAAATCCAACAGCAAAGCGGAAACCTCCTTCGATTCGTCCCAAATTTCGTTTTGAGCCGGTAGCATTTGTTAGTAGCAGCACTAAGAATGATGATGATTCAAAGAAAAGGTTAAATCAATTAGACAAGCCTCGAAGGTGGGCAGATTTAGATGAAGATGGTCTCCCATCAAATCCTCTGACTAAACCTGCGGAGAACTCTGTGAAAGCAGATTCTTCTCCCACTGATGAAAAATCAAATAAATCTAGCAAAAGTTCAAATGGGCCAATGCCCCCCGCCTCCTCTGAGAATTCAACATTTGATTATGACACTTTGTACAAAAGTATCTTCACAGAtacaaatgaaaacaaaagtGGAAACTGCATTAACGGGATAACTGTCTTAAGCACATACATGTCAAAAATACATCAGAACTATTCAGCAAAATATGAGGCTTATCATTCCATTCCCGCGTCAAATCTTTATCCAACGATGAAAGGGCCGGACTTTTCTAAGATACCGGTTGGCAACAAACAAGGATATAAGGGTCTGGGTTTTACTCAGACCAAACGGTCAAAAGGTAGAAAATCTTCCAAGAAAAATGCCAGCAAATCTGTACTTCCCGAACCTCTGCAACCTTTATCAAGCAAGTCTCCGTCTGGCGGCTTTTCTCCGTCTGCGGTAAAGAGCCGACAGAATTTTTTTAATATGCTCCAGATATCTGTGTCGAGGAAACTTAGTTCAATCGGAGGTTTCAATAACCAGTTAAACCATAGCGACGTGCTAAGCAGCTGCATTCAGACGTGTAAAACTAACCCTCAGTATTTCTATGTGTCGCTGAAGGAGATCCCTCCAGCTGATGTACCAAAAAACAAGAAAGTCTTGTCAGATGGCTATGCTTGTGAACTGAGGTGTCAGGGTGTTTACTTATCTACTGGTTATGCTGGCAGCAAAATTGGAGCTCGAGATAGGGCGTCTGAACAAGCCTTAAAGTTGTTCCTGAAAGATGTTGTAGTCGACGTGGTAAAGCGCAAATGTAAAACCAGTTGCATCGATGACCTAATATTGTGTGAAAAAAACACACCTCGGAATGACATTCCTCCTGCCCTCAAAAAGCCAGATGAGAAAATCCCAAGCAAAGATACAGCCAATAAAAGCAACGAAACAAGCAAACAGAGCATTCGGAATTCAAAGGATCACAAAAAGAAGAACTGGATGGAATTTGTCATTCTGGAGACTGCAAAAAATGCCGTGTGCATTCTGAACAATTCAGCTCAATTCAATCGAATGACCGTGGATTACAAGTTTCAGCTGACCCCCAGTCAAGTCTGGCAATGCCGCGTTTTTATAGAAGACCATTTTATCGCCGAGGCCTATGGAACCAAAAAGTTGGTGAAGCATACGGCGGCAGAGAAGGCTTTGAATATACTGAGGGAAACTCAGCCGATTGTAAAATCAAGCAAGCCGGGAAACACTGGCACTGCCATCTCTCGAAATGCAATTCTTGGACGTTCCGCCGAAGAAGCTCTTAAACAAAAGATCACAGAAGACAACATTGGCAATCAGCTTTTACGAAAAATGGGTTggaaagggggtggtttgggaaaAGAGGGGGAGGGTATTTCAGAGCCAATCACTGTAAAAGAACAGTTTAAGAGGGAGGGCTTGGGTTTAGATATGAACAAGAGTGGTTCTAAATTAAACAAACGAGATATAGAAGATCTTATCAAAAATTATGCCCGTTCAGAGAAGCAGGAGGAGCTGACCTTTTCCAAAGAGCTGACCAATGATGAGCGTATGCAAATCCATCAAATGGCTGCCAAATATGGTCTCAAGAGTAAGTCCTACGGGAAAGGAAGGGAGCGCTATTTGGTTGTAAGCAGAAAAGTGCGTGTAGATGATATTATGAGTCAGCTTGCACAGGAAGGACAGGTTGGACGATTTGAATTGGTAGTGCCGGGTTCTTCAAATTGA
- the nkrf gene encoding NF-kappa-B-repressing factor isoform X3, whose translation MAEGIDIDDTGSSELVPASTTNKRSNSDSGENPTAKRKPPSIRPKFRFEPVAFVSSSTKNDDDSKKRLNQLDKPRRWADLDEDGLPSNPLTKPAENSVKADSSPTDEKSNKSSKSSNGPMPPASSENSTFDYDTLYKSIFTDTNENKSGNCINGITVLSTYMSKIHQNYSAKYEAYHSIPASNLYPTMKGPDFSKIPVGNKQGYKGLGFTQTKRSKGRKSSKKNASKSVLPEPLQPLSSKSPSGGFSPSAVKSRQNFFNMLQISVSRKLSSIGGFNNQLNHSDVLSSCIQTCKTNPQYFYVSLKEIPPADVPKNKKVLSDGYACELRCQGVYLSTGYAGSKIGARDRASEQALKLFLKDVVVDVVKRKCKTSCIDDLILCEKNTPRNDIPPALKKPDEKIPSKDTANKSNETSKQSIRNSKDHKKKNWMEFVILETAKNAVCILNNSAQFNRMTVDYKFQLTPSQVWQCRVFIEDHFIAEAYGTKKLVKHTAAEKALNILRETQPIVKSSKPGNTGTAISRNAILGRSAEEALKQKITEDNIGNQLLRKMGWKGGGLGKEGEGISEPITVKEQFKREGLGLDMNKSGSKLNKRDIEDLIKNYARSEKQEELTFSKELTNDERMQIHQMAAKYGLKSKSYGKGRERYLVVSRKVRVDDIMSQLAQEGQVGRFELVVPGSSN comes from the exons ATGGCAGAAGGTATTGATATTGATGACACAGGATCATCTGAGTTAGTTCCAGCGAGCACAACCAACAAAAGATCCAATTCTGACAGTG GTGAAAATCCAACAGCAAAGCGGAAACCTCCTTCGATTCGTCCCAAATTTCGTTTTGAGCCGGTAGCATTTGTTAGTAGCAGCACTAAGAATGATGATGATTCAAAGAAAAGGTTAAATCAATTAGACAAGCCTCGAAGGTGGGCAGATTTAGATGAAGATGGTCTCCCATCAAATCCTCTGACTAAACCTGCGGAGAACTCTGTGAAAGCAGATTCTTCTCCCACTGATGAAAAATCAAATAAATCTAGCAAAAGTTCAAATGGGCCAATGCCCCCCGCCTCCTCTGAGAATTCAACATTTGATTATGACACTTTGTACAAAAGTATCTTCACAGAtacaaatgaaaacaaaagtGGAAACTGCATTAACGGGATAACTGTCTTAAGCACATACATGTCAAAAATACATCAGAACTATTCAGCAAAATATGAGGCTTATCATTCCATTCCCGCGTCAAATCTTTATCCAACGATGAAAGGGCCGGACTTTTCTAAGATACCGGTTGGCAACAAACAAGGATATAAGGGTCTGGGTTTTACTCAGACCAAACGGTCAAAAGGTAGAAAATCTTCCAAGAAAAATGCCAGCAAATCTGTACTTCCCGAACCTCTGCAACCTTTATCAAGCAAGTCTCCGTCTGGCGGCTTTTCTCCGTCTGCGGTAAAGAGCCGACAGAATTTTTTTAATATGCTCCAGATATCTGTGTCGAGGAAACTTAGTTCAATCGGAGGTTTCAATAACCAGTTAAACCATAGCGACGTGCTAAGCAGCTGCATTCAGACGTGTAAAACTAACCCTCAGTATTTCTATGTGTCGCTGAAGGAGATCCCTCCAGCTGATGTACCAAAAAACAAGAAAGTCTTGTCAGATGGCTATGCTTGTGAACTGAGGTGTCAGGGTGTTTACTTATCTACTGGTTATGCTGGCAGCAAAATTGGAGCTCGAGATAGGGCGTCTGAACAAGCCTTAAAGTTGTTCCTGAAAGATGTTGTAGTCGACGTGGTAAAGCGCAAATGTAAAACCAGTTGCATCGATGACCTAATATTGTGTGAAAAAAACACACCTCGGAATGACATTCCTCCTGCCCTCAAAAAGCCAGATGAGAAAATCCCAAGCAAAGATACAGCCAATAAAAGCAACGAAACAAGCAAACAGAGCATTCGGAATTCAAAGGATCACAAAAAGAAGAACTGGATGGAATTTGTCATTCTGGAGACTGCAAAAAATGCCGTGTGCATTCTGAACAATTCAGCTCAATTCAATCGAATGACCGTGGATTACAAGTTTCAGCTGACCCCCAGTCAAGTCTGGCAATGCCGCGTTTTTATAGAAGACCATTTTATCGCCGAGGCCTATGGAACCAAAAAGTTGGTGAAGCATACGGCGGCAGAGAAGGCTTTGAATATACTGAGGGAAACTCAGCCGATTGTAAAATCAAGCAAGCCGGGAAACACTGGCACTGCCATCTCTCGAAATGCAATTCTTGGACGTTCCGCCGAAGAAGCTCTTAAACAAAAGATCACAGAAGACAACATTGGCAATCAGCTTTTACGAAAAATGGGTTggaaagggggtggtttgggaaaAGAGGGGGAGGGTATTTCAGAGCCAATCACTGTAAAAGAACAGTTTAAGAGGGAGGGCTTGGGTTTAGATATGAACAAGAGTGGTTCTAAATTAAACAAACGAGATATAGAAGATCTTATCAAAAATTATGCCCGTTCAGAGAAGCAGGAGGAGCTGACCTTTTCCAAAGAGCTGACCAATGATGAGCGTATGCAAATCCATCAAATGGCTGCCAAATATGGTCTCAAGAGTAAGTCCTACGGGAAAGGAAGGGAGCGCTATTTGGTTGTAAGCAGAAAAGTGCGTGTAGATGATATTATGAGTCAGCTTGCACAGGAAGGACAGGTTGGACGATTTGAATTGGTAGTGCCGGGTTCTTCAAATTGA
- the nkrf gene encoding NF-kappa-B-repressing factor isoform X1 — protein sequence MATGVDSLARPKRQLIEAVEHYRGHSESDGHWHVRRQFISSHMHDYPGGRMEQLLALSMVWTNHVFLGCRYSPDLLEKVFQMAEGIDIDDTGSSELVPASTTNKRSNSDSGENPTAKRKPPSIRPKFRFEPVAFVSSSTKNDDDSKKRLNQLDKPRRWADLDEDGLPSNPLTKPAENSVKADSSPTDEKSNKSSKSSNGPMPPASSENSTFDYDTLYKSIFTDTNENKSGNCINGITVLSTYMSKIHQNYSAKYEAYHSIPASNLYPTMKGPDFSKIPVGNKQGYKGLGFTQTKRSKGRKSSKKNASKSVLPEPLQPLSSKSPSGGFSPSAVKSRQNFFNMLQISVSRKLSSIGGFNNQLNHSDVLSSCIQTCKTNPQYFYVSLKEIPPADVPKNKKVLSDGYACELRCQGVYLSTGYAGSKIGARDRASEQALKLFLKDVVVDVVKRKCKTSCIDDLILCEKNTPRNDIPPALKKPDEKIPSKDTANKSNETSKQSIRNSKDHKKKNWMEFVILETAKNAVCILNNSAQFNRMTVDYKFQLTPSQVWQCRVFIEDHFIAEAYGTKKLVKHTAAEKALNILRETQPIVKSSKPGNTGTAISRNAILGRSAEEALKQKITEDNIGNQLLRKMGWKGGGLGKEGEGISEPITVKEQFKREGLGLDMNKSGSKLNKRDIEDLIKNYARSEKQEELTFSKELTNDERMQIHQMAAKYGLKSKSYGKGRERYLVVSRKVRVDDIMSQLAQEGQVGRFELVVPGSSN from the exons ATACAGCCCTGATCTTTTGGAAAAGGTCTTTCAAATGGCAGAAGGTATTGATATTGATGACACAGGATCATCTGAGTTAGTTCCAGCGAGCACAACCAACAAAAGATCCAATTCTGACAGTG GTGAAAATCCAACAGCAAAGCGGAAACCTCCTTCGATTCGTCCCAAATTTCGTTTTGAGCCGGTAGCATTTGTTAGTAGCAGCACTAAGAATGATGATGATTCAAAGAAAAGGTTAAATCAATTAGACAAGCCTCGAAGGTGGGCAGATTTAGATGAAGATGGTCTCCCATCAAATCCTCTGACTAAACCTGCGGAGAACTCTGTGAAAGCAGATTCTTCTCCCACTGATGAAAAATCAAATAAATCTAGCAAAAGTTCAAATGGGCCAATGCCCCCCGCCTCCTCTGAGAATTCAACATTTGATTATGACACTTTGTACAAAAGTATCTTCACAGAtacaaatgaaaacaaaagtGGAAACTGCATTAACGGGATAACTGTCTTAAGCACATACATGTCAAAAATACATCAGAACTATTCAGCAAAATATGAGGCTTATCATTCCATTCCCGCGTCAAATCTTTATCCAACGATGAAAGGGCCGGACTTTTCTAAGATACCGGTTGGCAACAAACAAGGATATAAGGGTCTGGGTTTTACTCAGACCAAACGGTCAAAAGGTAGAAAATCTTCCAAGAAAAATGCCAGCAAATCTGTACTTCCCGAACCTCTGCAACCTTTATCAAGCAAGTCTCCGTCTGGCGGCTTTTCTCCGTCTGCGGTAAAGAGCCGACAGAATTTTTTTAATATGCTCCAGATATCTGTGTCGAGGAAACTTAGTTCAATCGGAGGTTTCAATAACCAGTTAAACCATAGCGACGTGCTAAGCAGCTGCATTCAGACGTGTAAAACTAACCCTCAGTATTTCTATGTGTCGCTGAAGGAGATCCCTCCAGCTGATGTACCAAAAAACAAGAAAGTCTTGTCAGATGGCTATGCTTGTGAACTGAGGTGTCAGGGTGTTTACTTATCTACTGGTTATGCTGGCAGCAAAATTGGAGCTCGAGATAGGGCGTCTGAACAAGCCTTAAAGTTGTTCCTGAAAGATGTTGTAGTCGACGTGGTAAAGCGCAAATGTAAAACCAGTTGCATCGATGACCTAATATTGTGTGAAAAAAACACACCTCGGAATGACATTCCTCCTGCCCTCAAAAAGCCAGATGAGAAAATCCCAAGCAAAGATACAGCCAATAAAAGCAACGAAACAAGCAAACAGAGCATTCGGAATTCAAAGGATCACAAAAAGAAGAACTGGATGGAATTTGTCATTCTGGAGACTGCAAAAAATGCCGTGTGCATTCTGAACAATTCAGCTCAATTCAATCGAATGACCGTGGATTACAAGTTTCAGCTGACCCCCAGTCAAGTCTGGCAATGCCGCGTTTTTATAGAAGACCATTTTATCGCCGAGGCCTATGGAACCAAAAAGTTGGTGAAGCATACGGCGGCAGAGAAGGCTTTGAATATACTGAGGGAAACTCAGCCGATTGTAAAATCAAGCAAGCCGGGAAACACTGGCACTGCCATCTCTCGAAATGCAATTCTTGGACGTTCCGCCGAAGAAGCTCTTAAACAAAAGATCACAGAAGACAACATTGGCAATCAGCTTTTACGAAAAATGGGTTggaaagggggtggtttgggaaaAGAGGGGGAGGGTATTTCAGAGCCAATCACTGTAAAAGAACAGTTTAAGAGGGAGGGCTTGGGTTTAGATATGAACAAGAGTGGTTCTAAATTAAACAAACGAGATATAGAAGATCTTATCAAAAATTATGCCCGTTCAGAGAAGCAGGAGGAGCTGACCTTTTCCAAAGAGCTGACCAATGATGAGCGTATGCAAATCCATCAAATGGCTGCCAAATATGGTCTCAAGAGTAAGTCCTACGGGAAAGGAAGGGAGCGCTATTTGGTTGTAAGCAGAAAAGTGCGTGTAGATGATATTATGAGTCAGCTTGCACAGGAAGGACAGGTTGGACGATTTGAATTGGTAGTGCCGGGTTCTTCAAATTGA